The following DNA comes from Capsicum annuum cultivar UCD-10X-F1 chromosome 7, UCD10Xv1.1, whole genome shotgun sequence.
CCGTTGTACGCATATTATTGTTGCTGAGTTGAAATCACTAGTGTTGTTGCTCTATTGTTGTCATTGTTTTGCTGTTAAGGGAAAGGAATAAAATatttgggttgggttgggttggttAGGGATTGTGTATTGGGCTAAGCTAGTTAAATTGGGTTAGAGGGGAAGGGAAATATAGGCTGGACTGGCTTTGGGCCTGGGCAGGTTTGATGTTGGGTTAGCTGAATGGCTGGCCCAaaggatttttttcaaaaaaaaataggaaaggaTTATTTTAGGATTTGGAGTTTAAATACTAggttgtttaaaaaaaaatagcctTAAGCTAtaatttcattcaatttgtttaaatttaaatcatattgaaaatcaattggccaattacattgcaattgtggtcaaattgatttcaattatgatcaaatttaataaattggctaaaattaaagtaaaattcgATACGAACTATCAATCGGTTTAATCCAAAGCTTCTTGgtttaaaaaatcaaacaaatacttttttccaaataaattatatctaaatcaatattttacccattttagagacaagccttgattaaaataaaatttccaataaaataattatttaagtaacaaaagtATACAAATgcaataatatataatcgctacttaaaatgacaaaattatctagaaaatatttttaaaaaaaaattctatttgaataaaataatattgtaattttatttaaaaccaaagaaattcaaaattaagtcaTGGGGGtcaaaactaggtgtcaacaCACACGACCTGGAATTTTGTCCAAAAACGCCTCTAAACGTTATATACCTTAATCCCCGTCGATTTCTTCCCATTATATAGGTTATAAAGGATCATTTTAGCTCTAGTATAATGTTCGAACACGCGGGTTGTTACATAAACCTATAAATATTTACTCCTTCCATTCAAAATTCTTGGTATATTTTACGTTTAaaagttaatttgattaattttttaagctaaattagattagattaatttaacattctaaaattaaacgTCAGATATTCATAAACTACACAAAAGCTCTGTAAATTGTAATTTTTCAGGTGTAGACAATTTGACTCTCTAAAAAATAGAACATGATAAGTATTTTGATATGAAACAAGTATAATATAAAAAGACTTTTTgaaattagaaaattttgatatgaaACAAGTATAATAAGAAAGAAGACTTTTTGAAATTAGGAAGGATAGTGCCAttgcacctttttttttttttttttataatatgtaTTACTCTTTTAAATCCTTAGGTTCTTTTAATATAACTCTCTTTTTGGATCATGTACATTTAACAATTGAAATAAATGAAGCAAATTatgccatttttattttctcccttaTCTAAGTAAGCAATGACTTTGCATATATACATAAAGGCTGGGGAGGGAGGGAGTATaagttcattttaaaaaaaaaagggggggaggTCAAATATGCCCCTAAACTTTGCAAAAATATTCAGATATATCCTCCGTTAAAATTTTAGCTCACTAATGCCCTTGTTGTTCATGTTTTGGTCCATATATATCCATGTTGCCAACTTTTGGACCATATATATCCTTGTTGTAAAGTTTTGGGTCATACATACTCTTGTCGTCGTTAATTGTTTTGCTGAAAATTTTCCAaccccttttttcctttttttttcttaagaaattatatCTGTCACATCACTATTTATTTCCACATCACATATAATTAAATCCACCCTTTCCTCTACACATTAAACATCCGTCAAATGCTCCCATCTACCTCACAATCTTTTTGGATTCTCTTTAATTTGCCAAAACTCCTTTGTTGTATTTTCAGATTCTTGCATAACCGCTTCTCtcatacatacatacgtataaAATATATCATTTCAATTGACAACTTGTTTTTGTTGTCTCTATATGGACtgcctcttttacacttctacatcccaatttctcatttgggttttccttattcttcttattcttgatgTTAGAATTGACCTTTGGTGCGAAAGATGGAGTTGGTTTATATGATACTAAAATAACTTACAGTTGGTGagtactttaattcttgattttcgTCGCAATTGTACATTGAGTTTTTATGGGGTgttcttcactttttttcatgttttcacttgatgattcttggggttatgcaagAATCGAATAACACAATAAAGGAATTTCGGCAAATTAGAGAAAATCTAAAGAGATTGTGAGGTAGATAAGAACATTTGACGGATGGTTAACGTGTAGAATAATGGGCATGTTTAATTAGATGTGATGTGACAATTAAAAAGTGatgtgaaaaatatgatttttttttttaaaaaaaaagaattaaaaaattttagcAAAACAATTAACGgcaaaaaagatatatatagtCCAAAACTTGATAATAAGAGTATACATGACCCAAAACTTGACAATATAGGCATATATGATCAAGAGTTGAAATAAACACATTAATAAGCTAAACTTTTAACGAAGCTTGAATATTTTTGGAAAGTTAAAAcctcataaaaataaataaatgtaaacCTCATATTAAAGTTTGCTTTAGGTCACCAAATTTGTTGAATGACACTTAAATGCCTCATCCTGCATTTTAGAAGTCATCTACCTAATTATCTTGGAGCACTGAAATGGCGCCAAGGTTAATATGAAAAAACAACACTACTTTTTTGACCATTTCTCACCATGTTAATGACAGCAAGGATACAAACGCGAAACAAGCTACTGCATCAATATCCAAATCCCATTTTTGGTTTCAGCACTTTTCCAGCTTCTCTTCTTCACTCTTTATCCAATCACTATGCTTATCCCACCATCACTACAAACCAACAACAGCCACCCTATTCTATTCCTACAGTTTCAGATAAATGCGAGTTTCTAGTGCAAAAATACCTGTTTTCTTTTTCTGAACATGATGCTCAAAAGCTCCATTTGGATATTATAAAACATGGGGTTGCTAAAGATTTGTATTTGTGTAACACCCTTATCAATTTGTACGTAAAAAATGCTGATTTGATCTCTGCTCATGGCCTGTTCGATGAAATGCTAAGCAGAAATTTAGTTACTTGGGCGTGCTTGATTACGGGATATTCTCAAAATGGGATGCCTGATGAGGCATGTCGCGTTTTTAAAGAAATGATTTCGTCGGGGTTCGTGCCTAATCATTATGCTTGTGGTAGTGCTTTGAGGTCTTGTCAGGGTTTAGGTGATCGTGGATTGAGGTTGGGGATGCAAATTCATGGTTTGCTTTTGAAAACAGGGCATGCTTCTAATGAAGTTGTTTCCAATGTGTTGATATCGATGTACGGAAGTTGTGGAGGTAATGGTGATTATGTGTGGCGTGTTtttgaagagagagagaaaaagaattcAGTATCTTGCAattctattatttcagtttatGCTCTGCAAGGCCCAGTTTATGCTTTCGAGCTCTTCTCTTATATGCGAAAAGAGGATATAGGGTTTACTTTTAAACCGAATGAGTTCACTTTTGGTACCTTGGTTACTACTGCTGCCAATTATGTTAATTGCGGTTTGCTTTTACTGGAGCAGCTTCTGGCAAACATTGAAAAGTCTGGACTCTTGGAGGACTTGTATGTAGGCAGTGCTCTGCTCAGTGGTTTTGGAAGGTTTGGGTCTCTTGATACAGCAATGAAGGTTTTTAGGCAGATGGGTGCAAGGAATGCAGTGTCCTTGAACGGGCTCATGGTTGGATTGGTGAGGCTTGGTCAGGGAGAAGACGCAGCTAAGGTTTTTGTGGAGATGAGAGACTTAGTTAATATCAATTCTGATTCCTTTGTGGTTCTTTTCAGTGCATTTCCTAAATTCTCTTTGTTGGAAGAAGGGGAAATAAGAGGTAGAGAGCTACATGCATATGTTATCCGAACTGGTTTGTGCAACTCCATGGCTGCTATTGGAAATGCTCTGATTAATATGTATTCTAAATTTGGTGAAATCCAAATTGCCCATTCTGTTTTCCAGGTCATGGTTGATAAGGATTCAGTATCATGGAACTCTATGATATCTGCTCTAGATCAAAATGGCTGTTTTGAAGATGCAATATCGACCTTCCAAACTATGAGAAGAACAGGTTTAATGGCTTCATCAAATTACTCATTGATAAGTGCTTTAAGTTCTTGTGGAGGCCTGAATTGGATAAGATTGGGGGAACAACTGCACAGTGAAGGGATAAAGTTAGGACTTGATTTTGATGTTTCAGTGTCTAATACTCTTCTTGCTTTATATGCTGATACTGGATGTGTGGCTGAATGCAAGAAATTGTTTACCATTATGCCAGAACATGATCTAGTTTCATGGAATTCCATGATTGGTGCATTAGGTGATTCGGAGACATCTATTTCTGAAGCTATAGAGTACTTCATACAGATGATGCGTGCTGGATGGAGTCCTAACAATGTGACATTTATAAATGTCCTTTCAGCAatatcatctctttctcttcttggTCTTGTTCGTCAAATCCATGCTCTGGTGCTAAAATATAGTGCAACGGATGCTAATTCTATCGAAAACACATTTCTTGCTTGCTATGGTAAGTGTGGGGAAATGGATGACTGTGAGAACATATTTTCTGGAATGTCTGACAGGAAGGATAATGTGAGTTGGAATTTAATGATCTCTGGATATTTACACAATGAGGTCTTACCGAAAGCCATGGACTTAGTCTGGCTTATGCTGCAGAAGGGTCAGAAATTAGATGGCTTCACATTTGCCTCTGTTCTCAGTGCATCTGCCTCAATCGCAACATTGGAGCATGGCATGGAAGTTCATGCTTGTGCAATTAGAGCCTGTTTGGAATCTGACATCGTTGTTGGGAGTGCTCTTATTGACATGTATGCCAAATGTGGAAGAATAGATTATGCTTCAAGGTTTTTTGATGTAATGCCTGTACGTAATATATATTCATGGAACTCAATGATATCTGGTTATGCACGGCATGGACATGGACATAAAGCACTAGAGCTTTTTACAAAAATGAAGCTGGAAGGTCAAACACCTGACCATGTCACATTTGTTGGTGTCTTATCAGCTTGTAGCCACGTGGGATTTGTCGAGCAGGGAATGGACTACTTTAATTCCATGAGCAAACAATATGGTCTGACACCTAGGATTGAACATTTCTCGTGCATGGTTGATATCCTGGGACGAGCAGGGCAGATGAATAAATTGGAGGACTTCATCAATAAAATGCCATTAAAGCCCAATGCACTTATCTGGAGGACTGTGCTTGGAGCCTGTGGTCGAGCAAGCAGTAGTAAAACAGATCTAGGTAGGAAGGCTGCTCACATGCTCTTAGAGTTGGAACCTCATAATGCTGTGAATTATGTGCTTCTTGCAAATATGTATGCTTCAGGAGGGAAGTGGGAGGATGTAGCAGAGGCTCGGCGTGCAATGCGAGAAACAACAGTAAGGAAAGAAGCTGGATGCAGCTGGGTAAGCATGAGAGATGGGGTTCATGTTTTTATAGCTGGTGATCAATCACATCCGGATAAACATGCAATTTATGAAAAACTTAAGGAACTGCACAAGAGGATTAGAGATGCAGGGTATGTACCACAGATTAAATATGCGTTGTATGatcttgaacttgagaataagGAAGAACTCCTAAGCTACCATAGTGAAAGACTTGCAGTTGCCTTTGTTCTTACACGGAAATCAGATATGCCTATAAGAATAATGAAAAACCTTCGAGTTTGTGGGGACTGTCACTCTGccttcaaatacatatcacaagtTGTTGGTAGACAAATAGTATTAAGAGACTCCCACAGATTTCATCATTTTGCTGATGGGAAGTGTTCATGTAAAGATTACTGGTGATAGATCAAATGCTGTCTAACTTGAAGAAACGGATGCTACTTAATGAGGCATTAACAGATGAAGCAATGGAGAAGGTTCAAGCATGTCATGTCTGAAGTATAGGGACAGAGGCAGTAAGTGTGCAAGGGTGTTAAATCAAGTATCCTGGTGAGGACCTCAACATGAACTTATTAAAGCGTGCCATAATCGTGGTGTGGTTTGAATTACTTGCCATATTTCTTTTAACATTTTATGACATGAATCAGCTAGAATGACAGCAAATGACACCATGAAATCAAAGATGCACGTATAGGGTAAACTGTATCAAAGGTGCTCTTGCACAAGAAAGGCCTTTGGTTTTGCTGGAGGATTTCATTGTGCAGACTCCACAGATCATGTAAAGTCCAGTTTTGATCTCTAAGGAACTCATCTTCCAGGTGAGTGCTTCATGGGAAGGCTCATCTTGTGTGCTAGATGAGCACACACCCATGGTACTCCATAGATACGGGGTGAGAATACAGCTGCCAGCTCGAGGAAGAAGTTAACAGCAGTATGACGAGAAGTGTTCAACATAGTTAATCAAGTTCTAACACCAACATGTTGATCAAGAGGGTAATGTGCATGAGCAGTATGTCTTCCTTTGTGATACTCTCGACTACTTCATCTGAAAATGCTTGATAAAAGTGTATGTATATTACCCAGAAGGTTTTACTTCTGTTCTCTACTTGTGCAGTAAAGAGTCCTCTTGTCTGGCTGCAAGTAGCTACAACTAAGGTTACATTATAGATGAACACAATAACATGCAGGATGATAAACAATATGGTCGATCATTAGAAATGGAATAATGAAGATGTAGGTTCCTTCAATACTGAGATAGATTCATTATCAGGATTACTTTACAGTTTACAGAATGACGAATGAGTTGGTTGGAATTTCTCACCCTAGGAATAGTATGCTTGGGGTAAGCAAAAAATTTTGATAGTGTTTATGTGCTCTATTAGAATGACATTGTTGAAGTTGATGACATGGGTCATTCCACCAATATCTTGTCACTCTCTTTTGAATTAACATGGTTAATGCGCAGATATCTTGTCTTTTGTTCAACTTTATTTCCTTGTCCTTCTTAGTAAGTTATAAGCCCAAAACATAATTCATCTTATATTCTTTCTGATAATCCTTTATGGTCACATCCAAGTTGATGATGACTATTTCTCACACTGATGTATATAGGGAACTGATTTGAAATATGTAAATAGTAGATACGACCGCGGGCATCTAGGATCTTAGATATTGTTAAAAAAGTGATGCAGTCATACATGGACTGGATCCAAAGATATCAAAAAAACTGTTGGAAAGAGAAGAAACATGAAGtgtcattattttattctaataaatttgtatttggtatgaaggaaaatgttctCTGCAAAAATATCTTTAGgaaaaaatttctattttgtttttccaGTCAACATCTGAATTGAAACCATCGACCTTGGCCATCTTTATCTCTATTCTCCTCTCTGCTCAAAAAGTGATAGCAAGATTTCAAGTAAAGTTGCCGTCTTTGCTTTCTTTTGGCTTTGATTGTGAGTACCGAGTTACCCTTTAGCTGTTCCTGTCTGTCATTCACTTGATCCTTGACCAGGTTATGAAAGTGATAGTAGCTCTGTAAAACTACAATTTATGATCAGCTCGCTAAGTTGGTTGGAGATCGCATGATGACTTCAGCATTCCCTTGGATAAGAATCTGAAGAAGGTTAGTACCAAGTTCTTAGCTACTTCACAGAAGAGAAACACCATAAGACAAGCCTACAGGGACAAAGTATCTGAGAGGAATGACTTTAGTTTTTTGCTATAGTGGAGCATTTGTCATCCTTCCACCCTTGTTCATTTCAGGATTGAAATTGAGGCGGATTATGTTCAGTTATTTCCATGACGTATAAATACTTTGCAGATATGCTCAATGTTTCTGTTAGTAACATATTGTAACAATATAAGTTTGtgatttttttcctcaaaaaagtTTGTGAAAGTCCCTGATAAGTCTTGAGATGAATGGTCATTTGGGGTTGTAGATTAACTGTACTTCATATTATCGCATATGTACAGTATTACATTAGCAACAAGTGATTCTTAGCAAAAGGTGATCTACTGGGggcatttttctcttgttttagtGTCCATTTTCATTCTTGGTGTCACCACCAAGAACTCGTGCTGGTTAGAACGATCTGTGGCATATTTGTGTTGTGAATCCTCTCATGATAGTGGAGACAGTTCCGTTTACTGTATCTTCAGATAAAGTGCAGATATATTCATCAGTTACCCTTTCCCCAGTATCCTTTTTGCTAGTTGCAAATTTTAGACAAAATATGTAAGCCGGAAAAGTGGACACGAAAGCTCTCGTATTGTTTGTTGTATATGAGGTTCTACATTAATAGCACACCATTTCTCGAATTATATGCTGTATATGATGCTCTACATGATAGTACACAAAATCTCTCGTATTATATGCTCTACATTGATTGTTCACAAAATCTCTCGTATTATATGTTGTATATGATGCTCTACATTGATAGTACACATACTCTCATACTTGTTTCTGATATTGTAACAAAGTTGGAAAAAATACAATGTTCGTAAAAGGCAAATGATTTGTTTTTGTAAGCCTTAACATGGCTATGATGATGAGATTTCCTTTACTCATCTGTTGAAGATGTTTCTTGATCTGTTTGTCGTTACTGTTTCATCGAGTAAATCACTCCTGATTTGCTTTATATAGGGCCATTTTTCTTGGAGCAGATAGATGAACAGgtaaacaacaatctcaacagtAAAAGCCAGGTTCCAAACACTTGTGTTTTTCATTGTTCTTGTGTGGTAGGACTGTAAACCTGTATATATGTTGATAATTCCCAGTAACGAAACTGTCACTCCAAGAAGCCAGTGAATTGAAAACCATATACTCCTTCCTTTGCTTTCCCTGTAGAGGAGGAACAAAGCAAAATACTTAATTATTGAAATTAACTTCGGTAGATTTGCGCAAATAGGATCTCTCAGTGCCCTAGTTTAAGTTTTGACCCCATTAAGAAAAATGCAAGAATAGATTTGCGGCCAGTATTACGTAGTAAACTCCTGACAAATCACCAGGATTTCAAATTGGACGACCAATACTTGCCTTGTCACAATAGTTGCCCCAAATAATCCTAACGAATTTTAAATTGATGGTACAATTTACCTTGTCATAAATTCTGATGGACAACCAGGGCAGGCAAATTTATGACACAAATCTTGAAATTAAGGTATATATCTTTTAcctgtacaacaacaacatacccagtatatataTCCTTTACCTGTCAGGCTTAAAACCCCCAGTGGCTGCTTGCAGCCATATAGCACCATAAATAGCTAAGCCAATTTTTTGGTGATTATTTGTGAAAGAGTTGTCAAAGTTTCCTATCGACATTATTGTTGCTACTGTTACAAGTAGAAAAGATAGTATCTGCAAAATTACAACAAAAAAGaatattaacatgaattttatgcACTATATAATGATATAGTAATTGTACATGGACTTTCTAAAGCTATCAATTATCACGTGATAAAACAAACGGTTACACCTAACATCATGATTACCTTGAATTGCGCTCATTTCTATATGAAAATGTAATTAAGAGAGCTAGTTGTAGTACTGATAGGCCATAGCTCTTGATCTTTCAATATCATTAGAGGTGAAAGGTCTATCTAATAAATAAGTTGTATACGTGCATAGAGTTTAAAAGAGAACAAATGGTTGTTGAGacttgtgatcttaaacataTCGCATCACTTAGGTGGTTAAGGAAAAATGTATTTAGAATAAATAGAAACTTTAAAGTTAAGgtgtttttaaatataaaattgcgacaattctttttttttttttttgagaataaaCTAGCAAGAGAACAATGTCACACAAAATAGAATGGGTTCTGAATTTCAAAATGGCTACTTCAAGGGTTAATAACTGggttctaaatttaatatttgtacatatttaatgaatttcttgacaCAATACACTATTTGAGCAAAAGCTACAGAGTCCGACCGAATGTGTACCCGAGCTTCTAGCTCCGCCTAGTTTGTGATGACCCTTTCCACATTCATAGTGAAACAAATGTTAAAAAAGGCATTAAACTAGTTACCTGTAAAGTAGCATGAGTATAGAGAATAATCTTTAGCCTTCTTCCACATTGTTCATGTCTATTTGTCATTCTTATTACAAGAATCCCAATAGGCATCAAGAAACCCATGGAAGCCCAGAGAAGAAATCCATGTAGAATAATTTGAAATGACAACATATATAGAGGTTAACGTTGCTCAACTAAATATATGGAACAAAGAAGTAGTTTTTATCCAGTTATATGCTTTAGACAAATGAAACAATGCTTTGTTTGAGTTTGGTGTTCAGATTACGGGTTATTTATAGTGCATACTTTTCTAGTGAGGGAAAAAAAAGGCAAGGACCTTATGACATGATTTCAACCTGGTGGGGACCTTATGACAATTTTCTTTTAGTGATGATATTGTTTGCCTTGCTTTAATTTCTTAAGAGAATATAAAGTGGTCCACAACTTTAGCCTCTACTTAgcgtgtgtttggtatgatggaaaatttttcatgaaaaattttaTCATAGAAAATAAGTTGttgtttcacttatttttttacGTTTGGTTgttgattgaaaaatatttttcaaaaaatattttatgatgtttggttggtgaataaaaaatatattatttttttaactaaattttaACTTTACAAGATTGTGTGGccctctaattaaaaatataatatattttctaaaacataatatttaactACACATTTTTAATCATTCGGTCCGTGTGTATGAGATGTGACATCAACAATTATACATTCA
Coding sequences within:
- the LOC107878103 gene encoding putative pentatricopeptide repeat-containing protein At5g09950 — encoded protein: MLMTARIQTRNKLLHQYPNPIFGFSTFPASLLHSLSNHYAYPTITTNQQQPPYSIPTVSDKCEFLVQKYLFSFSEHDAQKLHLDIIKHGVAKDLYLCNTLINLYVKNADLISAHGLFDEMLSRNLVTWACLITGYSQNGMPDEACRVFKEMISSGFVPNHYACGSALRSCQGLGDRGLRLGMQIHGLLLKTGHASNEVVSNVLISMYGSCGGNGDYVWRVFEEREKKNSVSCNSIISVYALQGPVYAFELFSYMRKEDIGFTFKPNEFTFGTLVTTAANYVNCGLLLLEQLLANIEKSGLLEDLYVGSALLSGFGRFGSLDTAMKVFRQMGARNAVSLNGLMVGLVRLGQGEDAAKVFVEMRDLVNINSDSFVVLFSAFPKFSLLEEGEIRGRELHAYVIRTGLCNSMAAIGNALINMYSKFGEIQIAHSVFQVMVDKDSVSWNSMISALDQNGCFEDAISTFQTMRRTGLMASSNYSLISALSSCGGLNWIRLGEQLHSEGIKLGLDFDVSVSNTLLALYADTGCVAECKKLFTIMPEHDLVSWNSMIGALGDSETSISEAIEYFIQMMRAGWSPNNVTFINVLSAISSLSLLGLVRQIHALVLKYSATDANSIENTFLACYGKCGEMDDCENIFSGMSDRKDNVSWNLMISGYLHNEVLPKAMDLVWLMLQKGQKLDGFTFASVLSASASIATLEHGMEVHACAIRACLESDIVVGSALIDMYAKCGRIDYASRFFDVMPVRNIYSWNSMISGYARHGHGHKALELFTKMKLEGQTPDHVTFVGVLSACSHVGFVEQGMDYFNSMSKQYGLTPRIEHFSCMVDILGRAGQMNKLEDFINKMPLKPNALIWRTVLGACGRASSSKTDLGRKAAHMLLELEPHNAVNYVLLANMYASGGKWEDVAEARRAMRETTVRKEAGCSWVSMRDGVHVFIAGDQSHPDKHAIYEKLKELHKRIRDAGYVPQIKYALYDLELENKEELLSYHSERLAVAFVLTRKSDMPIRIMKNLRVCGDCHSAFKYISQVVGRQIVLRDSHRFHHFADGKCSCKDYW
- the LOC107877191 gene encoding cytochrome b561 domain-containing protein At4g18260, whose translation is MLSFQIILHGFLLWASMGFLMPIGILVIRMTNRHEQCGRRLKIILYTHATLQILSFLLVTVATIMSIGNFDNSFTNNHQKIGLAIYGAIWLQAATGGFKPDRESKGRSIWFSIHWLLGVTVSLLGIINIYTGLQSYHTRTMKNTSVWNLAFTVEIVVYLFIYLLQEKWPYIKQIRSDLLDETVTTNRSRNIFNR